One genomic segment of Mycoplasmopsis agalactiae PG2 includes these proteins:
- the coaD gene encoding pantetheine-phosphate adenylyltransferase gives MKSAIYPGSFDSMHEGHIAIVKKALKIFDKLFVIVSVNPDKESVSDIDKRFVEAKEKLKEFKNVEVLINKDGLIAEIAKKLGANFLVRSARNNIDFQYELVLAAGHNSMNKDLETILIMPDYDMIEYSSTVIRHKNKLGK, from the coding sequence ATGAAAAGCGCAATTTATCCTGGTTCATTTGATTCAATGCACGAAGGTCACATTGCTATTGTCAAAAAAGCTTTGAAAATTTTTGACAAGCTTTTTGTTATTGTTTCAGTTAACCCAGATAAAGAAAGCGTTAGCGATATTGATAAAAGATTTGTTGAAGCTAAAGAAAAGCTAAAAGAATTTAAAAATGTTGAAGTTTTAATTAACAAAGATGGCTTAATCGCTGAGATAGCTAAAAAATTAGGTGCAAATTTCCTTGTGCGCTCTGCTAGAAATAATATCGACTTTCAATATGAGCTAGTTTTAGCAGCGGGTCACAATAGTATGAATAAAGATTTAGAAACTATTTTGATAATGCCTGATTATGACATGATTGAGTATTCATCCACAGTCATAAGACATAAAAATAAGTTGGGAAAATAA
- a CDS encoding acetate/propionate family kinase, protein MNNKVLVINAGSSSIKLQLLDKEKLNVIASGLAERIGESGNGNIAIKFNGQKFEKSVKLDDHAKAVEYILEIFEENKIITDPKEIELIGFRVVQGGEYFNSSVKLGDKEIELIDEVKMYAPLHNPGALQAIRAFKKVMPHAKLSADFDTAFHTSIPALYATYPIPYEISEKLKIKRYGAHGISHEYITLKVQELLNKEKVNIINLHIGNGASLCAIKESKSIDTTMGLTPLAGIMMGSRSGDIDPSIHQFVMKNMNLSIDEFTDILNKKSGMLGVSGISNDLRDILAAMEKGDKRAQFAFDLYCQKIVDFVANYANKLENKIDTIVFTAGVGENTPELREQVVNSLHFTNIKLDKNKNFGKIGEYELISTPDSDVKVYVIRTNEELLIAKHAIELYK, encoded by the coding sequence ATGAATAATAAAGTTTTAGTTATTAATGCTGGAAGTAGCTCAATCAAACTTCAGTTATTAGATAAAGAAAAGTTAAACGTTATAGCTAGCGGACTAGCTGAAAGAATTGGCGAAAGCGGCAATGGTAATATTGCAATTAAGTTCAATGGCCAAAAATTTGAAAAAAGCGTGAAGTTAGATGACCATGCCAAAGCAGTTGAATACATTTTGGAAATTTTTGAAGAAAACAAAATTATTACTGATCCAAAGGAAATCGAACTTATTGGTTTTAGAGTTGTGCAAGGTGGCGAATATTTCAATAGCTCTGTAAAATTGGGTGATAAGGAAATCGAGCTTATTGATGAAGTTAAAATGTATGCTCCATTACACAACCCTGGTGCATTACAAGCTATTAGAGCATTCAAAAAAGTTATGCCACACGCAAAGCTTTCAGCAGACTTTGATACAGCATTTCACACAAGCATTCCTGCTCTTTATGCAACATACCCAATTCCATATGAAATAAGTGAAAAATTAAAAATCAAGCGTTATGGCGCACATGGTATTAGCCATGAATACATCACACTTAAGGTGCAAGAATTATTAAACAAAGAAAAAGTTAATATTATTAATTTACACATTGGTAATGGAGCTTCTTTATGTGCCATTAAAGAAAGTAAGTCAATTGATACAACAATGGGTCTTACTCCATTAGCTGGAATTATGATGGGTTCTCGTTCAGGTGATATTGATCCTTCTATTCACCAATTTGTTATGAAAAATATGAATCTTTCAATTGATGAATTTACTGATATTTTAAATAAAAAATCAGGTATGCTAGGTGTTTCAGGTATTTCAAATGACCTTAGAGACATTTTAGCTGCTATGGAAAAAGGTGACAAGAGAGCTCAATTTGCATTTGACTTATACTGCCAAAAAATAGTTGATTTCGTCGCAAATTATGCTAACAAATTAGAAAACAAAATAGATACTATTGTTTTCACAGCTGGTGTTGGAGAAAACACACCTGAATTAAGAGAACAAGTTGTAAACAGCTTACATTTTACTAACATTAAGTTAGACAAAAATAAAAACTTTGGCAAAATTGGTGAATACGAATTAATTTCAACACCTGATTCAGATGTTAAAGTTTATGTTATAAGAACAAATGAAGAATTATTAATTGCAAAACACGCAATTGAGTTATATAAATAA
- a CDS encoding phosphate acetyltransferase has product MDFEKRLKGIVNTLPKTKILLIDGSDNRSIEAANKLAEFSNLEITLLVENDEKIETKANVVNMNKDANKLELLAQKYVELRKGKEDIEAARKALSTRPFYAMMLLATGEIDGVVGGLNYSTADILRAAFKAIGPKPGIKTISSVMIMHKEEKLYFFSDISVNPKPDLNGLVDIASNAAEFAKTFIDEPKVAFLSFSTSWSAVTPETKLVADATVEFNKVYQGTKAIGEVQLDAAVNEGVRKSKYKGETFAGEANVLVFPDLGAGNIGYKIAQRFGGFGAVGPIITGVKKPVNDLSRGSLTDDVVNTVLITAIQANNKE; this is encoded by the coding sequence ATGGATTTTGAAAAACGCCTAAAAGGCATAGTAAACACACTTCCAAAAACTAAAATATTACTTATTGATGGTAGTGACAATAGAAGCATTGAGGCTGCAAACAAATTAGCTGAATTTAGCAATCTAGAAATTACATTATTAGTTGAAAACGATGAAAAAATTGAAACTAAAGCTAATGTTGTAAACATGAACAAAGATGCCAATAAATTAGAGTTATTGGCTCAAAAGTATGTTGAATTACGTAAAGGAAAAGAAGACATTGAAGCTGCTAGAAAAGCACTAAGCACACGTCCTTTTTATGCAATGATGCTTTTAGCAACAGGTGAAATTGATGGCGTTGTTGGTGGCCTAAATTACTCAACAGCAGACATTTTAAGAGCTGCTTTTAAAGCAATTGGCCCTAAACCAGGAATCAAAACTATTTCATCAGTTATGATTATGCATAAAGAAGAAAAACTTTACTTCTTTAGTGACATTTCAGTAAATCCTAAACCTGATTTAAATGGATTAGTTGATATAGCAAGTAATGCTGCTGAGTTTGCTAAAACATTTATTGATGAACCAAAAGTAGCCTTTTTAAGCTTTTCAACAAGTTGATCAGCAGTTACACCTGAAACTAAATTAGTTGCTGATGCTACAGTTGAATTTAACAAAGTATACCAAGGCACTAAAGCAATTGGTGAAGTTCAATTAGATGCTGCTGTTAATGAAGGCGTAAGAAAAAGCAAATACAAGGGAGAAACTTTTGCTGGCGAAGCTAATGTGTTAGTTTTCCCTGATTTAGGAGCTGGAAATATTGGTTATAAAATTGCTCAAAGATTTGGCGGTTTTGGTGCTGTTGGACCAATTATTACAGGTGTTAAAAAACCAGTTAATGACTTATCACGTGGAAGCTTAACTGACGATGTTGTTAATACAGTTTTAATTACAGCAATTCAAGCAAACAACAAGGAGTAG
- a CDS encoding bifunctional 5,10-methylenetetrahydrofolate dehydrogenase/5,10-methenyltetrahydrofolate cyclohydrolase → MTILNGKIIAEERTVELKKEFEEITKLIGRQPVLSIIQVGDNPASSLYIKNKIKKAEELGVKATLYKFDEDISQNSLLKKLDVLNEESDGIIVQLPLPEHISPKVIMNGIRLEKDVDGLCEKSTFNFYNDKYDELSFTPATAAAIIDLINYYKIDLNGKKAAVIGRSYLVGKPTAFLLKKLGAMVSTYNKNTGINGVESADLLVSAAGQPDLVKKENIKDGAWLIDAGTTMIEREGKKCFVGDASLTPEEYQLLEGYTPTPGGIGPLTVIWLFKNLAKAIKYEFQI, encoded by the coding sequence GTGACAATATTAAATGGAAAAATAATTGCTGAAGAGAGAACTGTTGAATTAAAAAAAGAGTTTGAAGAAATTACCAAATTAATTGGTAGACAGCCTGTTTTGTCAATTATCCAAGTTGGCGATAACCCTGCTTCTTCGCTTTATATTAAAAATAAAATCAAAAAAGCCGAAGAATTAGGTGTTAAAGCAACGCTTTATAAATTTGACGAAGATATTAGTCAAAATTCATTGCTTAAAAAGCTTGATGTTTTAAATGAAGAATCTGATGGCATCATTGTGCAATTACCATTGCCTGAGCATATTTCTCCTAAAGTTATAATGAACGGCATACGTTTAGAAAAAGATGTAGATGGCTTATGTGAAAAAAGCACATTCAATTTTTATAATGATAAATATGATGAATTAAGCTTTACTCCAGCTACAGCTGCTGCAATCATTGATTTAATTAACTACTATAAAATAGACTTAAACGGCAAAAAAGCTGCTGTCATTGGACGTAGTTATTTAGTTGGTAAGCCTACAGCATTTTTGCTTAAAAAATTAGGTGCCATGGTTTCAACATACAATAAAAACACTGGAATTAATGGTGTTGAATCAGCTGATTTATTAGTTTCTGCAGCAGGCCAACCTGATTTAGTTAAAAAAGAAAACATTAAAGATGGCGCTTGATTAATTGATGCTGGCACAACTATGATTGAAAGAGAAGGCAAAAAATGTTTTGTTGGCGATGCGTCATTAACTCCTGAAGAGTATCAATTATTAGAAGGCTATACACCAACACCAGGTGGGATCGGCCCACTTACTGTTATTTGATTGTTTAAAAACTTAGCTAAGGCCATTAAATACGAGTTTCAAATTTAA
- the yihA gene encoding ribosome biogenesis GTP-binding protein YihA/YsxC, giving the protein MWKFVKSALKKETWVKCEDCIQICFWGRSNVGKSSLLNALVNQKISYVSKQPGRTQFINYFQEENRFIVDLPGYGYAQLSKEKIEEMNYWISAFLKDDKCTKVMFLLIDSRTGITKIDLEKLAFLKAINLPIHLIYTKIDKLNQKEKSALVKKHNEYLDSNLLNESTNSFLVSSTNKIGLDDLVLFIEENIFKK; this is encoded by the coding sequence ATGTGAAAATTTGTTAAATCTGCCTTAAAAAAAGAAACATGAGTAAAGTGCGAAGACTGCATTCAAATTTGTTTTTGAGGACGCTCCAATGTAGGCAAAAGCTCCCTGCTTAATGCTTTAGTTAATCAAAAAATATCTTATGTTTCTAAACAACCAGGAAGAACGCAGTTTATAAATTATTTTCAAGAAGAAAATCGTTTTATAGTCGATTTACCTGGCTATGGCTATGCGCAATTATCAAAAGAAAAAATTGAGGAAATGAACTATTGAATAAGTGCTTTTTTAAAAGACGATAAGTGCACAAAAGTTATGTTTCTATTAATTGACTCGCGTACTGGCATAACAAAAATTGACTTAGAAAAATTAGCATTTTTAAAGGCAATTAATTTACCAATTCACCTGATTTATACTAAGATTGATAAATTAAACCAAAAAGAAAAATCTGCTTTAGTTAAAAAGCATAATGAATATTTAGACTCTAATTTACTTAATGAATCAACTAACTCATTTTTAGTTTCAAGCACTAATAAAATAGGATTAGATGACTTAGTATTATTTATTGAAGAGAATATTTTTAAAAAATAA